A window of Castanea sativa cultivar Marrone di Chiusa Pesio chromosome 1, ASM4071231v1 contains these coding sequences:
- the LOC142614417 gene encoding uncharacterized protein LOC142614417, whose amino-acid sequence MEAFRNALLQCGLIALGYQGNMFTWRNGRPKDAFVQERLDRACATMEWRERFPHAAVNHLQVSYSDHELIFLIIHGRVGNTRRKKIPKRFEEKWATHPECEAIIREVWSREPPVGSPMFRLFSKIRDCHMALVAWSRNMGSTGTQFEEKKQQLQTLTAQNDPENLELLQKVRDDINTLLYQE is encoded by the coding sequence ATGGAGGCATTTCGTAATGCATTATTGCAGTGTGGACTAATTGCTCTGGGGTACCAGGGTAATATGTTTACATGGCGAAATGGAAGGCCAAAGGATGCTTTTGTTCAAGAGCGTCTGGATAGGGCATGTGCTACAATGGAGTGGAGAGAAAGGTTTCCACATGCAGCAGTGAACCATTTGCAGGTATCATATTCGGATCATGAGCTTATTTTTCTAATCATCCATGGTAGAGTAGGCAACACAAGGAGAAAGAAAATCCCGAAAAGGTTTGAGGAAAAATGGGCGACACATCCCGAATGCGAAGCCATTATTCGGGAGGTATGGAGTAGGGAACCACCGGTGGGCAGCCCTATGTTTCGGCTATTCTCAAAAATTAGGGATTGTCATATGGCCTTGGTAGCTTGGAGTCGAAATATGGGAAGCACTGGAACACAATTTGAGGAGAAAAAACAACAACTCCAAACCCTTACAGCACAAAATGATCCAGAAAATTTGGAGTTATTACAAAAAGTGAGGGATGATA
- the LOC142614502 gene encoding uncharacterized protein At4g02000-like — MDADFIERLQSIHLMEEEDEVIKVQSQNHAKILEECSLSLMGRFHTTKPINLWAAKNLLRSVWKFGHDLKITNVDEGLMQFKFSMESRLKWEKGMTTFIVDFKVVPIWVQVWGLPLDLINEEARKDIGGGIGRVLEVDCKAIAAGQARFLRIRFELPLDKPIQRGALVLSPEGVRVQIAFQYERLVGLCFSCGKLRHEAKECLN; from the exons ATGGATGCTGATTTTATTGAAAGGCTTCAAAGTATCCATTTgatggaggaggaggatgaAGTTATAAAGGTTCAATCACAGAATCATGCTAAGATATTGGAGGAGTGTTCATTAAGCCTAATGGGTCGTTTTCATACGACAAAACCAATCAATCTATGGGCTGCCAAAAATCTACTAAGGTCTGTGTGGAAATTTGGCCATGATCTAAAGATTACGAATGTCGATGAGGGGCTAATGCAATTCAAATTCTCCATGGAGAGCCGATTGAA ATGGGAGAAGGGAATGACGACGTTTATTGTGGATTTCAAAGTTGTACCAATATGGGTCCAGGTTTGGGGGCTGCCTTTGGATCTCATTAATGAAGAAGCAAGGAAAGATATCGGTGGTGGCATTGGGAGAGTCTTGGAAGTGGATTGCAAGGCAATTGCTGCGGGCCAAGCTCGCTTCCTTCGGATTAGATTTGAATTGCCATTGGATAAACCAATCCAGAGGGGCGCTCTAGTACTTAGCCCGGAGGGTGTGAGGGTGCAAATAGCATTCCAGTATGAAAGATTGGTTGGGCTGTGTTTTAGTTGTGGCAAGCTCAGACATGAAGCAAAGGAATGCTTGAATTAA